The Gouania willdenowi chromosome 7, fGouWil2.1, whole genome shotgun sequence genome includes a window with the following:
- the mrpl49 gene encoding large ribosomal subunit protein mL49: MAVHIFLCPSVFHRALSAAFSPLRLLQRLPYSDCSAPEENQTVFVESTEEFRFVERLIPPSRVPSPPRYEGPAPSGWVSPADTPPSLPYGIRRSRMHNIPVYTDLTHGNRRMTLIRKVKGDIWALDKDVRHFLKELTGKELPTQVNEVTGTLKVKGHFDQELKDWLASKGF; encoded by the coding sequence ATGGCGGTCCACATCTTCCTCTGTCCATCTGTGTTCCACCGCGCGCTGAGTGCAGCTTTCAGTCCGCTCAGGCTTCTCCAGAGGCTACCGTACAGCGACTGTTCTGCTCCAGAGGAGAACCAGACGGTGTTCGTGGAGTCTACAGAGGAGTTTAGGTTCGTGGAGAGGCTCATCCCTCCCTCCAGGGTTCCCTCTCCGCCCAGGTACGAAGGCCCGGCTCCATCCGGCTGGGTCAGCCCGGCGGACACTCCTCCCTCTCTGCCCTACGGCATCCGCCGCTCCCGCATGCACAACATCCCGGTGTACACGGACTTGACCCACGGCAACCGCAGGATGACGCTGATACGGAAGGTGAAGGGGGACATCTGGGCCTTGGACAAGGACGTGAGACACTTCCTGAAGGAGCTGACCGGGAAGGAACTGCCCACACAGGTCAACGAGGTCACAGGAACCctgaaggtcaaaggtcacttcGACCAGGAGCTAAAGGACTGGCTGGCCAGCAAAGGCTTCTGA